The Planctomycetia bacterium DNA segment TACTGCGCGAATTGAAGCCACCGAGCACGTGGGACCATCCTTCGGAGTTTTTCACAACAGTCGGCGAATGGGACGTGCTGGAGCCCGTGGAAGGGGAGCAGCGCACCACCAACGGCTTGCACTTCGACGTCTGGAAACTTCGCCATCGGCACGTCGCGGGCCGCATCGGCCGGGGCAAGTGCTACGACCTCTCACAGCTTTCTACGAATGATCGCGCACGACTCAGGAGTCACCTGACGCGCCACAGCCAAGTCTGCGATAAAGTCGGTTCGCATCCCAACATTGCGCGTAACCTCAGTGCGACCGAATGGGAGCATGGCGGATTTTGGTGGGTAATCGACGAGTGGGTGGATGGGCGCAAGCTCTCGGCGTTGTTGGCCCCAATGCTGTTAACGCCAGGGGGCTTGCCGAAAATCATGCGGCAGATCGCCAGTGCCTTGGAGACCATGCACGCGGCCGGAATCGTGCGGCGGGAATTGTCGCCTCGATTTGTTTTCATTCGTAATGCCGACGAAGCGGCGGTGCTTACCGATTTCGAACTAGCGAAACTCCTCGACGGCGCACCGACCGTTTCGCCCCAGGCGGACTGGCCTGACGATGATTACCGAGCCATCGAGACCGACGCTCACGAGACGATCGATGCGCGGGCCGACATCTATAGTTGGGGGCGGATCCTGGTGCATGCCGCCTGCGGAGCACTTCCCGCCAAGGGCCAAGAGGCCGAGGCCCTGGCCAAAGCGAAGCTTCCACCGGCGGTGCGCCGGATAGCGTTGTCCAGCGTGGCCATGCCGCGCAGCGACCGACCCGATTCGATGACGCAGGTCATCACTGCGATCAAGAATTGGACTTAATGGGAGGAATTGCCCGTGGGCGATGAATCAGCCGATGATGCGACCATAGTCGAGCGCCGGCTGACGGTCCATGCCTTGTCCGAGTTCGTGTTTTGTTCGCGCGCCGGAGTCTTGACCGTCGAAACGAATGGGCAGGACGCCGACGAACAACTCCGCGCCAATCTGGACTTCTCGTTACCCTACACGATCGACGAACTAGAACAGAGTCTCAATCGTCATTTGAATCGCCTCTGGCTGTTAGGTGTTGCGACTTGCGCCGTTTTATTCGGGGCCGGCATTGCCACTTGGACCGGCCGCGATTTGTTTTTGTTGCTGATGGCCGGGTTGGTGTTGCTCTTGGCTGGCCCGCTTAGTCGTCGCGTCACTGCGGTGCAGCAACTCATTCGCTTGCGTCGTGAAGTTGTCCAACAGCAGCCGCAGGAACTCGACTTCGCGGAACCATCGCGGCAGGAAGTCAGTTGGTGGGAACTCTTGGCGGCCGGCTGGATCTCGGTTCGGTGTCATGAGGCATACCGGGACGAGTCGATCGGGCTTTCCGGCGCTCCGTGGCGGACGCTGCGCCGCGGCTCGATGACGATTCCCGTGTTTCAGGTGAGGCAATTCGATCACGAGCAGGAACCGCGCATCTAT contains these protein-coding regions:
- a CDS encoding protein kinase, giving the protein MDRRYVRLDPQKLDYLRLKLGWNLEELFSRPDAEACPLDKRTVKAIVNGDSAFLNSAKIVATLLGAENLVSVLHPDLLRELKPPSTWDHPSEFFTTVGEWDVLEPVEGEQRTTNGLHFDVWKLRHRHVAGRIGRGKCYDLSQLSTNDRARLRSHLTRHSQVCDKVGSHPNIARNLSATEWEHGGFWWVIDEWVDGRKLSALLAPMLLTPGGLPKIMRQIASALETMHAAGIVRRELSPRFVFIRNADEAAVLTDFELAKLLDGAPTVSPQADWPDDDYRAIETDAHETIDARADIYSWGRILVHAACGALPAKGQEAEALAKAKLPPAVRRIALSSVAMPRSDRPDSMTQVITAIKNWT